In the genome of Haloarcula limicola, one region contains:
- a CDS encoding ABC transporter permease produces the protein MRWYVARRLLWAVAATFIVLSITWALLYATEQQALTAIQFEAAVSGSDAEAAREAYEQQRGLNRPLWRQYTDYMTSMATFNWGYSLSRGQPVTAAIAEALPYTMMYSVPWTILTILCGLSIGLYSATHQYSRFDYAATFIAFFGYAIPNFWFGIVLLVLFGVQLDWVPIVFDPNVPVFSLANGRQLILPVFVLTTGSIASLTRYTRAEALEYVEATFTKTARAKGVSERRILLLHVLRPAAVPLSTILVADLLGLFIASSYLVEVVFGIPGLGQLSFKAIQNQDTPLVLATTLIGVFIAIVGNLLQDIAYTVLDPRIEYGDR, from the coding sequence ATGAGGTGGTACGTCGCTCGCCGGCTTCTCTGGGCCGTCGCCGCGACATTCATCGTCCTCTCGATCACATGGGCGCTGCTGTACGCGACCGAACAACAGGCACTCACCGCTATCCAGTTCGAAGCCGCGGTCTCCGGTAGTGACGCCGAGGCCGCGAGGGAGGCTTACGAACAACAACGTGGCCTAAATCGTCCGCTCTGGCGGCAGTACACCGATTACATGACCAGTATGGCGACGTTCAACTGGGGATACAGTCTCTCTCGAGGCCAACCAGTGACCGCGGCAATCGCCGAGGCCTTGCCGTATACGATGATGTACTCCGTCCCGTGGACAATTCTCACGATTCTGTGCGGATTGTCTATTGGGCTGTACTCGGCGACCCACCAGTACTCCCGGTTCGACTACGCTGCGACGTTCATCGCCTTCTTTGGGTACGCGATTCCGAATTTCTGGTTCGGTATTGTTTTGTTAGTGTTGTTCGGCGTCCAACTTGACTGGGTCCCGATCGTCTTCGACCCGAACGTACCCGTGTTCAGTTTGGCTAATGGGAGACAGCTCATTCTGCCTGTTTTTGTCCTGACCACGGGGTCGATAGCCAGCCTGACGCGGTACACACGGGCAGAAGCGCTGGAATACGTTGAAGCGACGTTTACGAAGACGGCGAGAGCGAAAGGCGTCTCGGAGCGGCGGATACTGCTGTTGCACGTCCTCAGACCCGCAGCCGTCCCGCTCTCGACGATTCTGGTGGCCGACCTGCTTGGACTGTTCATCGCCAGTTCCTATCTCGTTGAAGTCGTCTTCGGCATCCCCGGACTGGGACAGTTAAGTTTCAAAGCCATTCAAAACCAGGACACGCCGCTGGTCCTTGCGACGACGCTCATCGGCGTCTTCATCGCGATCGTCGGGAACTTGCTTCAGGACATTGCCTACACTGTACTGGACCCCCGAATCGAATACGGTGATCGCTGA